The genomic stretch ACGTAACAGCTAAGACAGTGGTGCCCATGTTTTTCCTCCTTGCATTTCACATGGAGAAGGATGGACAGTATCTGGAAGAGGAAGCCAGCTGTAGTTTCCCTGAGGACACATAAAGCATATAATGCACTTCTTTTTTTGGTACAAATATGAAGCACACataatgcttctttttttttttctttttttctgggaACAAATATAATGCACATAAGTGGTAATCTTATTCAAGCAAATATAATCTCGTGAGGTTGGTCTATTAGTTTTGGTTTTGACGGAGATAGAAggatgtttttttatcaaagggAAGAATGATTATGAAGGATTCTATAGCTTTGAAAGAGCTCAAACAAGAAAGACTTGATTGCTTCCATAAACAAAGAGtaaagattgtttttctttcacaaATTTATACGAACTGACTTGTAAGTTTATTGAATCTCCTTAATTTGACCCCTTGTTAAGAAGATGAGGTTTTTGGTggttttaaacttttaataaccTTATATGGCTACAAAAATTTATCCCGGCAAGAAAATATGACTTCTAGAATTTCTTAGTGAGATTTTAGCCcagaataaaaagatatattcaaAGCCCCTCAAACATCATTTCTATATTGATAtacaatcaaatcaaatttttaaaaaatgaagttataaaaaaaagagagagacgcAATGTCATGCATACTAGATTtacaattacaaattaattgtttgatctaagaaataaattatttgggtaattcatgtcttttcaaatttaatcacCACTAGTTATTATCCACTTTttaattccaatttttttatttataaaagcacatatttttttttaatgtaaaaataaaacatatgtttcttgttacaaaaataaaataaatagaaatatctctaataaaattgttagaaataaaacacaaaagtatTTAGATGAATCTCCAACTCTTAATTGATTAATCACTTTTATCAGCACACTTgtattatcaatatatttaaattctgAATGTATTAACTCATATATTTATAGAGAGATTGTACCTCTAATTATCTAATTAAACAAGAATTTTAGTAAATTATGGTTTaaccatgagtttttttttatagattttgtttttcttttaataactcTTTTGCAAGTCTTTACCGTAGTTTGTATTATGATCCGATTGGATTAattatatcttgattaatttaattaggttTCTAGCTAAgattttaacaaacaaaaaaatggaattCTATTAaactagtttaataaaaattcttttttatcaagattcctaattagattataatttttatctaaCAATAACTCAGTTTAACTATGACAAAGTTTTCTTGAATGCAAACATCAAGTGATCTCATGAACTTCACGAACAATTCTAAAATGAGAGACTTAGTGAATATATTAACTATTTGATCTTCACTTTCACAACTGATAATCTCAATGGTTCAAAAACTGAACTCCATTAATTTTGATGAATGGATGAAGAGCATCTTGGGTTACAAAATAGGATAGTCTTCTtccattatattataattaaatatataaagagtGCAATGCACAAACGTGGAGTTAATAATCAAAGCTTGAGTAGCCTCTTTAATAAATCATCAACTAATTTCGCCGGGATCAATTACTTTCCTTGCCTAACTAgctagttttttcttaaaaaagaaccaaaatagAATATTCATCATGGTGGGAAGTAAATTTGGAAGGTTTGACAAACTCTCTGAAGAAATGTTCATGGATTTTACTGCTGGACACGTATGGAGGAATGGACCCCTTGTAATGAGCATCCAAACACTAACAAGAAATTTTTCAGATGTTTGAGCAAACATAAGCTTCACCCGCTTGCTTGGCCTCATCATATAAATGGAAATTTATTTACAGACAAATATGTTATACTAACATGACCAATACCATCAAGTCAAGACCAAAAGATAGAGTGGTCCATATGAACCAAATGCTAATTGTTTGCCTCTTGAAAAACCAATGGGATATTGCCATGTGGCTTTTAGCAATTAATTTCAAGGGGAGcacaaagtgaaaaatattttttttccagaaaaaactaaaaaaagtaataaactTAATAccctttcaagataaaaatatttttgaaaagcaaaaccAGAAACTGTGGCTGCTGAACTTGGCTCAGCTAGTTCCAATCCCCGCAGTTATGTAAAATCTAATTTGGATAATAAGAACTAAACGTTGAGTATTAATACGGTGAGAGAGAAAGGAAACCAAATACTGGCtatctttttcttatttcagaTTGGTTGAAAAGGACTGTAAATAAGCAACTAGAGCTTCCAAAGAATAAAACAAACTTTGTTGTGGGGTTGAGACTATATCCCAACTTAGATCTCAAAACCCTAATAATTAGATATTGATAGCAACGCTTCCATGATCCATGGTAAGCCAGGGTACAATGATGCCCAGGAAGCCTTAAGCTTCAATGGGGACCATGAACTTGAAGCATGCCCTTCTCACAACATAATGTGCAGCAGGAGCAGCATGTTTGTAGGGCAAGGCCTGTCTTGATTGCCATCAAGGTATAAATGTCATCTTCCGTTGCTTTAATTAGTGATGGAAGATATGCAAAGGACACTGGTGTTTGATTGCAATCtcttattttaaatctttttagcaTCTTCTAAATGCTTTTCTCACATATAAATCATTGAGCTTGATACTAGCAGTTCTAGGGCAATAGACCTAGCCTTCCTCAAGTGAGGCAAAACTAAGGCAACGTCCCTCTCATTGCTCCCTCCCTCCCTGTTTATCAAACCAAATGACACTATACCACGTCTACCTTGGCCTCTCTCCACACACACCCCCTCCCCTTTTTAAAGTCACGAGACCACACTGTCCCTTGTTCTTCTTTAAATTAGAGAGAAGGAGATGAGTCCAGGGGTCTGGCAGAGAAACTGATAGAGAACTTTCAAAGCTCCTTTTCCCCACCTTCACTCAACTAGCCTCTATATTGCAGTCTCAAACTGAAGTCATAATTTTCTAAAGCTTTAGTTATCTTCCCATCTGAAAGAGTGTTAacctcacattttttttttctcctgtcTCTCTGTCGGTACCATGTAGGTCACCCCCACAAGCCCCTTCCACTCGCACCCTTTCTCATATCTTCTCCTTTACCATCTCAGTGTTCTCTTACTCTTCAACACTCCTTTTTAACtcctttttttgtctttttctttttctttttaatcattttttcagGAGACCCGAGAACAACCCGTTAGACCTCAACAACTTGCCTGAGGATTACTCTAGAGATGGTAAACAAGTCCTTGATGAAGGCTCTTCTTCTGGTAAGCACATCTATAAGCTTTTTTTAACAGTACAAAAATTTGACACATAACCTCTCTCTCACCCcctctccttttcattttagaGAAAAgaccaaacaaaagaaaaaaaatccaagaaaatggaagaaaacCTCCATGATTTcgatgaaagaaaatgaataaggGCAAAACTTTTTCTTCCCTCACTTTCCCCcatcaatgttttttcatttcttaatatttggCATTATGAAGCCTCAAATGAAAcattaaagaagaagagatggaACAAGAGTTGAAAAAGAGGGGGTTTAGGGAAAAGTGATGGGTAGCTAGGGTTCGGCTTTTGGAGCTAAGAATGGTCTCATCTGAGTTTCTCTAATTGGCTGCTTTTTTTGCAGGctgcaagaaaaagaaaagcggCGCTAAGGATGGGAAAGAAGAGTGTGGTAAGGTCTATGAGTGTAGGTTTTGTTCCCTCAAGTTCTGCAAATCTCAAGCTCTTGGAGGGCACATGAACCGACACAGACAAGGCAAAGTCATGTCCTATCTTTCTTCACCTTCTATCGACATGTATTAATCAAAGACGTCAAAACAtagtaccttttattttatattttttaacggGGCAGGGCAGTATGATTTGCCATGAAATTGATCACTATAGTATAGCGCGGTCATGTGAATCTTGAGGAAAACCAAGTTGATGTGTTGATGAAATTCCTgtgtgtttttggttttttgataccttgattgatttgatttgttttgttgtttcgtCAGAGAGGGAGACAGAAACACTGAACCGGGCTCGCCAACTGGTCTTCAGTAGTGATAACCTAGCCGCCCCTGTGGCTCACCTAGGGTACGTAACTATTTACATCCATCATCTTTATCCTCCATTGCTTTCTTACCCTTGTCTTATCTTTCTCTCCTCCATCATACTTTTTTCATGGGGTTTCTCTTACTCCATCCTTACTTCTTTCTTCGGACCTTTCAAGAGGAAAAAGGTAACAAGACAATCCTTAAAAGCAATATATGACATTACCCCAGATACTGTTTTGAACTAGAAAGGCTTCTCATTTCATAATCTTCTACTTTTAGAAGAAGACTCAAGCTACTTTCTTTCATCTTATGTGATCAATGCTTCAGAGATCCTCTCGCTGTTTTGTTCcttgtattttgatttcatagaagcaaaaaaaaaaaaaaaatctctatttgATTTCACATCATCCTGTTGTTTTGCACCAAAGGTCATGAACATTATTtgattctctaaaaaaaaattacattatttgattccaataattaatatttctgtTTAATTTCAATAGTTTCAAAAAGATCATGATTATCATATActgtattcttcttcttcttcttgtctaTTAGTTTGGAACTATTAATGGCACagattcttttaattaatattcttagCAGCTGCCAACCAATGGGAACAGGGAGCTACCACCCAGCAGGCAACATTGGAGATCCATTTAGATCAGCGTACACAGTACCAAGACTGTTCCCTGGTTCTTCATCAACTCTCttaccagcaccagcaccacaACCTCCTCATCAATCGTATCTATACACATCTCCTTCACGCCTCCCAGCTTCTTATAACTCACAGTATCCTCAACAGCCCATAAACGATTATTACATTGGCCATGTACTCAACAACACTTCACAAACACACCCTTCCCACCAGAACATGAACTACAACATGAGTGCCTCAGAATCCAATTACACTTGCATTGGTGCCCCAGTAGCTCACGTTGGGTTCGGACTTGGTTCAAGCCGTAGCACGGAGGGAAGCGGTAGAGATGGATCACTGAGCAATCAGGAAGATGGTTTGAATTGGGGAAGGAGCTATGCAGGAGGAGGACAGCAGCATTTGGATCATCCTTCCTCGATCAATCGGTTTCAAGATGGGttttaaagattgtttttttttttcctttatgttttttcttcttcttttgtggGATTAATGGCAGTATTGAATGAAGTATACTGATCATCTTTGACACGGTACCCATAGAGAGAAAACGAGAGGGACTTAACAAACTGACAAATGGGGTCATGCAAAGGAGAGAAGTTTTTGGTTTATGTACAGGGATTGGGGTCAGCCTTTTGAGCTCATGGACACTCTCAGCTAGTTTGGCTCGGAGCTATCTATGAGGATTGGAGGGGGGTATATGTTGGTGTTGGTGTAATTGTACTAACCAACTGAGAAAGAGAGGGGACTATAGGCTATAGCTTGTGAGGTGGGACAAGGAGTTAGATTTGAACTGAAAGTTCCTAACCCCCTCTTGCATTTGGACTTGATTTTGCATGACAATGAATAGTTTAttggtttcttttatttatactagctagtgtgtgttttttttcttttgctcttccgTGTTTTATTTTGTGGCTCTCCACGATTACTTTTACCAAAAAGGGGTGAGAGGGTGAGGGTTTAACGCCTTCTCTCCCCCACACAGAACCCACATAGACAGAGACACAGATGCACACCACAAGAAACCAAATTTGGCATCTTCTGGTTTCTTGAAACATTTATGGTGAGACCATGCTTGAACAATACGAGCAATGTCATGGAGAGAAATATCTGTCAAGAAAGGTCTGTGAGAGCAGTAGATCTCTTTCTTATATCCTTATTCTTCTGATCCCGTTCTTACTTCTTACTAGTACTGCAGTATTAATTTATTAGTACAGATTTCACTAACTGCAGTTTAATTTAGTGTCTAGAATCATGaatccttcttctctttttcatttttctctcttataTGGATCTCAGACAACTAATCCAActgggaataaaaaaaaaatgatatgaaaagttGAGAATAAATCATCAACCTTAACCTTAATTTAAGGTTGAAGTGTTTTGgctgaaacataaatttaattaactctTAAATTCAATACTGAATTCACGCAATTAAAGCACTAGTAACAAAAATGGCTAGAGTCAAACGGAAAAAAAAGGCAAGGTGGTTTATGGCATGCATCCCTCATTATGTACAGGCTAGCTCAATCAATGCCATGAAGTGGCTAACCAGTTCTGATGAGGAGAAACCATGGAGAACGCAAGGGTTGTTCAATAAAATTGCGTTGTTTGGGAATGGTTTGAAGAGTATCAGATATAACTATTGCCAAGCACTTAGCTAAGGCTTTGTTTCATATTGCATTTTAGccgtgttttattttttaaaaaattgtctttaatatattttagcttcaaatttttttttatgtatttttgaatttttttatttattaatgttaaaaataaaatttaaaaataaaaaatatattattttaatatatttttaaataaaagcacacattaaaaaacaacctcCACCAAAATTACCCAAGTAGAAATACATTTTTGTTGCCTGGTTTTGACTTTAGACGTTTTCTCTTTGCGTTATTTTGTGTATGcctgctattttttttcatagtagcttctgcttttattttctaataataccatcgattttcataaaaaaagaaaacggagTTTTGTTCTCATATACTTTTGTGCAGTAATTAAAATGCGATCAGAAgatatcaacttttttttaaaaaaaaatcatttaaattataaacaattaacataaattctgtaaattaaatttcatggttgatcactggaacaaaaaaaactaaatctccTTATAAAATTACTGTGTAACAAGACAAATTACTATTTATCGTAATAGTATGCTTAagaatttgcttttgaaaaaaccattaaaCTAAAGTTATCTTTTTACTATGATAACATCATGATGTTTGCAGCAATTATCTTGAAGTTGATGtataaaaaagacaaatcaaCACAGCAGCATTTCCTATCCTTGCTGATAAGATGTGGTTTGGTAGCTATTACGATAAATAGTAATTTGTCTTGTTACACAGTAATTTTATAAggagatttagttttttttgttccagtgatcaaccatgaaatttaatttacacCTATATGTTGGGTCTGAGATTTGCACTGATTAACCAAtcttgttcttatatttttaaatttaagcttTAGTAAGATTTGAAGGATGGTGATTAGTTTATTAATGagtatataggttggaaactataattaaacatatttattgACACATTATATATAACATGGACTAAATTCACGTGCATGGATGTAAAAATTTGtctttaaatgaaataaaattcacGAAAGATTACTCGATAGTTAAAAGAccgtttttaaaataaaaaaaaagttgtgatgATATCTTTGAAAACTATACATGACAAGAATATTACtataatacataaataaaaaataaaaatgtccattgcaattaaaattagtttgaaTATTATTCTTCTAGTTACCGAGTCGaggaatgataaaaataaaaataaaaattgcttgTTGTTTGCTATCCGTTTATCTTtgtaaaacaatttatttaacaattctattttattaaaaaataaattcatacaCACACTTATTTATATAATcatgatattttataattacatgTGAAAAAACGAGTCAAAATATAAAGTCTAAATTAATGAAGGCGAATTTTAcatttagacttttttttattttttttttatttgcgtCTAAGATAAAATAGATAGTCCCAAACTGTATGTTTATTAACATATCAATATTAGATCTTCGAATTAGTGTTATTCTACttcattaatctttttttaattacatgtgTTCATTAATCTTCATTAATCTCTCTCTATATAGTATACTAAATAATTATAGTTAATAAACATATATACTATATAGAGAGAGCTTTGGCAACGTGGagtaaactattttaatttctacttCATTAATCTCTTCATTTAAAGATAATATGGGAGTTAAAAGCTACTGTATGTTGTTAAGGACGTAACAAATTAATGGAGTCTGCTGGGAGCTTCAAAAGAAGATCACAGTTTCGGCTAAATGTTTCACTTGAATTATTCAATAAGATGAGGAGTTTCAGGTgcttaaaaatgtaaaaattctGAGAGATTGAAGAATGAT from Populus alba chromosome 8, ASM523922v2, whole genome shotgun sequence encodes the following:
- the LOC118039921 gene encoding zinc finger protein JAGGED isoform X2; the protein is MRPENNPLDLNNLPEDYSRDGKQVLDEGSSSGCKKKKSGAKDGKEECGKVYECRFCSLKFCKSQALGGHMNRHRQERETETLNRARQLVFSSDNLAAPVAHLGCQPMGTGSYHPAGNIGDPFRSAYTVPRLFPGSSSTLLPAPAPQPPHQSYLYTSPSRLPASYNSQYPQQPINDYYIGHVLNNTSQTHPSHQNMNYNMSASESNYTCIGAPVAHVGFGLGSSRSTEGSGRDGSLSNQEDGLNWGRSYAGGGQQHLDHPSSINRFQDGF
- the LOC118039921 gene encoding zinc finger protein JAGGED isoform X1, encoding MRPENNPLDLNNLPEDYSRDGKQVLDEGSSSGCKKKKSGAKDGKEECGKVYECRFCSLKFCKSQALGGHMNRHRQERETETLNRARQLVFSSDNLAAPVAHLGSCQPMGTGSYHPAGNIGDPFRSAYTVPRLFPGSSSTLLPAPAPQPPHQSYLYTSPSRLPASYNSQYPQQPINDYYIGHVLNNTSQTHPSHQNMNYNMSASESNYTCIGAPVAHVGFGLGSSRSTEGSGRDGSLSNQEDGLNWGRSYAGGGQQHLDHPSSINRFQDGF